From a region of the Candidatus Paceibacterota bacterium genome:
- a CDS encoding peptidoglycan bridge formation glycyltransferase FemA/FemB family protein — MIKMKITEINESEWIGISADLAESNFFQQLPWLKLVSEIFDLINHYIKININDTNVYICLQCDNNKAYANFIGYGGFISSEQLSYEAMSDIIEGIEKEFEVKINRMKLFPRDKTELKGKPGWSAEITSVIKITPGWVRFVKKNAKNAVKNATKNGVMTRCLDSKYLDSFYSIYDQTMDRVNSSYKTPKLFFEKLLLFPDVYFVGAFHDNKLIATSIFLNHKEWSFYWWNVSSDDGRKYNANYLIMFSTINRLSTEGFRFLDMASSNNKGIIDFKNRWGAENMDFMIFDRR; from the coding sequence ATGATAAAAATGAAGATCACAGAAATTAACGAATCAGAATGGATCGGGATTTCGGCTGACTTGGCGGAATCTAATTTTTTTCAACAACTGCCATGGCTTAAGCTCGTCTCTGAAATATTCGATTTAATCAATCATTATATAAAGATAAATATTAACGATACGAACGTATATATCTGCCTGCAATGCGATAACAATAAAGCTTATGCTAATTTTATTGGATATGGAGGCTTTATCTCTTCGGAACAATTAAGTTATGAAGCCATGTCTGATATCATAGAAGGGATTGAGAAAGAATTTGAAGTAAAAATTAATCGAATGAAGCTGTTTCCGAGGGACAAAACAGAATTAAAGGGTAAGCCCGGCTGGTCAGCGGAAATAACTTCCGTAATAAAAATAACACCCGGCTGGGTGCGTTTTGTAAAAAAGAATGCAAAAAATGCAGTTAAAAATGCAACAAAAAACGGAGTTATGACCAGATGCCTAGATTCCAAATACCTGGATAGTTTTTACAGTATATATGATCAAACAATGGACAGGGTAAACAGCTCCTATAAAACACCGAAATTATTCTTTGAAAAACTATTGTTGTTCCCAGATGTATATTTCGTAGGTGCTTTCCATGATAATAAATTGATTGCAACAAGTATTTTTTTGAATCACAAGGAATGGTCTTTTTATTGGTGGAATGTCTCATCGGATGATGGTCGCAAATATAATGCCAACTATCTAATTATGTTTTCAACAATAAACCGATTATCAACAGAGGGGTTTAGATTTCTTGATATGGCTAGCTCAAATAATAAAGGCATTATCGATTTTAAAAATCGTTGGGGAGCTGAAAATATGGATTTTATGATTTTTGACAGGAGATGA
- a CDS encoding aminotransferase class V-fold PLP-dependent enzyme → MKNDINKDMLFPPIINGKIEEIYPWTGFWHDHADCVRYLFKKILPLKNVDRKNDSTIHKYFGSSRVYLLDSGRSSILLALKVLGIKAQDEVILTAFNCPAVVEPILYTKGVPRFIDINPTCGIDFDLLKKSINCRTRGIIVTHTFGLIDDLDNLSRLCRERNIFLINDLSQTLENTLSDIKLNRYGDISVYSFGPEKQLFALGGGAMVVNREDLLKKAEINLPEDFVSFSSILMTFARRWKYYFSFFIYVSFSELLSFFILTGLVYNFGKEKNIKIDQGNTSIKNMNSFQKSILARKLLEHKNNIEATLDNFIYIKNNLRFTLLSAEKMLPLYATMILSEGERFDVSEYLSKNGVQTVWNYLPLYKSSDISVDPNSLPNTEQMWKRVLSIPFRYPINKKRIKEICRIINSYDKNEDHRN, encoded by the coding sequence CGCCGATAATTAATGGTAAAATAGAAGAAATATATCCATGGACGGGATTTTGGCACGATCATGCCGATTGCGTGCGATATCTTTTTAAAAAAATATTACCGCTTAAGAATGTCGATAGAAAAAACGACTCTACGATTCATAAGTATTTTGGGAGCAGTAGGGTTTATTTGCTTGATAGCGGTAGATCTTCGATTCTGCTAGCGCTTAAAGTTTTAGGCATAAAAGCCCAAGACGAAGTTATCTTAACGGCATTTAATTGTCCAGCTGTCGTTGAGCCCATACTCTATACAAAGGGTGTCCCTAGATTTATTGATATTAATCCAACCTGCGGGATTGATTTTGACTTACTAAAAAAATCCATAAATTGCAGAACTAGGGGCATAATCGTTACTCATACTTTTGGCTTGATAGACGATTTGGATAACTTATCGAGACTTTGCAGAGAAAGAAATATTTTTTTGATCAACGATCTTTCTCAGACCTTAGAAAATACACTTTCTGACATAAAGCTAAATAGGTACGGTGATATTTCGGTGTATAGTTTTGGACCGGAAAAGCAACTATTCGCTCTAGGGGGAGGAGCAATGGTTGTTAATAGGGAAGATTTATTGAAAAAAGCGGAAATCAATTTGCCGGAAGATTTTGTTTCTTTCTCTTCAATTTTGATGACTTTTGCCCGGCGATGGAAATATTATTTTAGTTTTTTTATTTATGTAAGTTTTTCAGAACTATTATCCTTTTTTATTTTAACAGGTTTGGTGTATAATTTCGGAAAAGAAAAAAACATAAAGATAGACCAAGGGAATACCAGCATAAAAAATATGAACAGTTTTCAAAAATCAATTCTTGCGCGCAAATTGCTGGAGCATAAGAATAATATAGAAGCTACTCTGGATAATTTTATTTATATTAAAAATAACTTAAGATTTACTCTTCTATCTGCTGAAAAAATGCTGCCTTTATATGCTACGATGATATTAAGTGAAGGGGAGAGGTTTGATGTTTCAGAATACTTGTCTAAAAATGGCGTACAGACAGTTTGGAACTATCTGCCGCTATACAAGTCTAGCGATATATCCGTAGATCCGAATAGTTTGCCCAACACGGAACAAATGTGGAAGAGGGTCTTGTCTATCCCGTTCCGTTATCCGATAAATAAAAAGAGAATTAAGGAAATTTGCAGGATAATTAACTCGTATGATAAAAATGAAGATCACAGAAATTAA
- a CDS encoding PIG-L deacetylase family protein — MQKILAIVAHPDDEIIGVGGTLCKHIAQADRVTVLILGDGKSSRDTRYKKIDEETKELSEKETRKALACIGIKSFIKESFPDNRFDSVNMLDIIKKISSCIKSIEPSIVYTHHFGDLNIDHQRTAEAVTIACRPIENNCVKAIYQFETLSSTESAGYFSGRAFLPNMFVDITDYIDKKICAMNSYKSELREFPHPRSLETIKANAMVWGSKINIHYAEAFFCLREIK; from the coding sequence ATGCAAAAAATATTAGCCATTGTGGCACATCCCGACGACGAAATCATAGGAGTAGGCGGGACCCTTTGTAAACATATAGCCCAAGCAGATCGCGTAACGGTCTTAATTTTAGGGGATGGGAAAAGTTCTCGAGATACTCGTTATAAAAAGATTGATGAAGAAACTAAAGAACTATCCGAAAAAGAAACGCGAAAAGCACTAGCTTGCATCGGCATAAAGTCTTTTATAAAAGAAAGTTTTCCAGATAATCGCTTTGACAGTGTTAATATGCTGGATATAATAAAAAAAATATCTAGCTGCATAAAAAGCATCGAGCCATCCATAGTCTATACGCATCACTTCGGGGATCTAAATATTGACCATCAAAGAACCGCCGAGGCAGTAACTATCGCTTGTCGTCCAATTGAAAATAACTGCGTAAAAGCTATTTATCAATTTGAAACCTTATCATCGACTGAATCGGCCGGATATTTTTCGGGACGAGCATTTTTGCCAAACATGTTTGTCGATATAACAGATTATATTGATAAAAAGATTTGTGCAATGAACTCATATAAAAGCGAACTGCGTGAATTCCCTCATCCGCGATCCCTGGAGACTATTAAAGCAAACGCCATGGTTTGGGGAAGCAAGATAAATATTCACTATGCCGAAGCATTTTTTTGCTTAAGAGAGATTAAATAA
- a CDS encoding TIM barrel protein has translation MIRLCIPFLLTDTNQIPDRSEYEDEIFLEPNIFDGIELQKIIHHDQLDKLLQNASKFGKIKAFHFPTENADYLNIKRIERTLLETIKIIGRNKIPHLVLHSNYIQPLGEFEYSNMPETRKRFIKFYNEIRATAIKSEVVICIENLPIIGNNGDDFDSVFVFPQDFDDFDSPNIRIAWDIGHWAYTCKEFLKLSRHLGFKEDYILDFYDFIKLGSKIIRFHFSSFKNKKGNSNFPSCEEGIIPQLGHYDEKILAHACRIINDWPQDVDITLEMKETNYHKRENLHHAINWFYTNVISCQKS, from the coding sequence ATGATAAGACTATGTATTCCATTTTTATTGACTGATACCAACCAAATACCAGACAGATCTGAATATGAAGACGAGATCTTTTTGGAACCGAACATATTTGACGGAATTGAATTGCAAAAAATAATACATCACGATCAGCTAGATAAATTATTGCAAAATGCCTCAAAATTTGGCAAAATAAAAGCTTTTCACTTTCCGACTGAAAATGCGGACTATTTAAATATTAAACGCATAGAAAGAACTCTTTTAGAAACAATTAAGATTATAGGCAGGAATAAAATCCCACATTTAGTGTTACATTCAAACTACATTCAACCCTTGGGTGAATTTGAATATTCCAATATGCCTGAAACAAGAAAAAGATTTATCAAATTCTACAACGAGATAAGAGCAACGGCCATAAAATCTGAAGTTGTTATTTGTATAGAGAATTTACCGATAATAGGCAATAACGGAGATGATTTTGATTCAGTTTTTGTCTTTCCTCAGGACTTTGATGATTTTGATTCCCCAAATATTCGAATTGCGTGGGATATCGGCCATTGGGCATATACATGCAAAGAATTTTTAAAATTATCAAGACATCTTGGCTTTAAAGAAGACTATATACTAGACTTTTACGATTTTATTAAACTTGGCTCAAAAATCATCAGATTTCATTTTTCTTCTTTTAAAAACAAAAAAGGCAACTCCAATTTTCCAAGTTGCGAAGAAGGAATCATCCCCCAATTAGGCCACTATGACGAAAAAATTCTTGCTCATGCATGCCGAATAATAAACGATTGGCCCCAAGATGTCGATATCACGCTAGAGATGAAAGAAACAAACTATCACAAGAGAGAAAATCTACATCATGCTATAAATTGGTTCTATACTAATGTCATCTCCTGTCAAAAATCATAA